Proteins encoded in a region of the Cytobacillus pseudoceanisediminis genome:
- a CDS encoding type B 50S ribosomal protein L31 translates to MKVNIHPEYHKVVFMDMNSGFKFLTGSTKTANETIEWEDENTYPLIKVEVSSDTHPFYTGVQKFTDRGGRAERFMKRYNMKSK, encoded by the coding sequence ATGAAGGTAAATATTCATCCGGAATATCATAAAGTAGTATTCATGGATATGAACAGCGGCTTTAAATTTTTGACAGGATCAACAAAGACTGCAAATGAAACAATCGAGTGGGAAGATGAAAACACATACCCATTGATTAAAGTTGAAGTAAGCTCAGATACACATCCGTTTTATACTGGAGTTCAGAAGTTCACGGATCGCGGCGGACGTGCTGAACGATTTATGAAGAGATATAACATGAAGAGCAAGTAA
- the rpsN gene encoding 30S ribosomal protein S14 yields MAKKSKIAKEIKRQELVLKYAELRKELKEKGDYEALRKLPRDSSPTRLKNRCQVTGRPRGYLRKFKMSRIAFREYAHKGQVPGVKKSSW; encoded by the coding sequence TTGGCAAAAAAATCTAAGATAGCAAAGGAAATCAAACGGCAGGAGCTTGTATTAAAGTATGCAGAATTACGAAAGGAACTAAAAGAAAAAGGGGATTATGAGGCTCTAAGGAAACTGCCAAGAGACTCATCACCGACACGGCTGAAAAACCGCTGCCAGGTTACGGGCAGACCGCGGGGATATCTTCGCAAATTTAAAATGTCCCGAATTGCTTTCCGGGAATATGCGCACAAAGGGCAAGTTCCGGGAGTAAAGAAATCCAGCTGGTAA
- a CDS encoding FAD-dependent oxidoreductase — translation MVYDWIVVGGGIQGSTIAAFLVKNNKVSTDKLRIIDPHVRPLFKWTTSTDRIGMKFLRSPFVHHLDVDPFSLRSYAAKHQWKKSEFYGVYKRPSLEMFNEHSQTLLHDLGLGASWHQGYVNGLDREDNYWIVNTAGEERLKAKRVVLALSINDQLHVPEWADSIKQEWHVMFHIFDDSADFSKLRMPVAVIGGGITAAHTVIKLSALYSGQVTLIKRHPFKVCDFDSDPGWLGPKYQKSYQRITDYSERREVIKKARNRGSLPSELFHKLRKLENEQTIKVADGEITSVKQGENKELILSVDTQEVKVQSIVFATGFRPSRPGGSWLEKAIETFGLPCAKCGYPIVNQSLEWCRHLYVTGPLAELEIGPIARNISGARQAAERIVQSI, via the coding sequence ATGGTCTATGATTGGATCGTTGTAGGAGGCGGCATTCAGGGCAGTACCATTGCAGCCTTCTTAGTAAAAAATAATAAGGTATCAACTGATAAGCTGCGCATTATTGATCCACATGTAAGGCCATTATTTAAGTGGACTACAAGTACGGATCGGATTGGCATGAAATTTCTGCGCTCACCTTTTGTACATCACCTTGATGTCGATCCATTCAGCTTAAGAAGCTACGCAGCAAAGCACCAATGGAAGAAAAGTGAGTTCTATGGGGTCTATAAAAGACCATCCCTGGAAATGTTTAATGAGCACAGTCAGACTCTTCTCCATGATCTTGGATTAGGGGCCAGCTGGCATCAGGGATATGTAAATGGTCTCGATAGGGAGGACAATTATTGGATTGTAAATACAGCCGGAGAAGAACGTCTAAAGGCAAAAAGAGTCGTACTCGCATTAAGCATAAACGATCAGCTGCATGTACCCGAATGGGCAGATTCTATTAAGCAAGAATGGCATGTGATGTTTCACATCTTTGATGATTCTGCAGATTTTTCAAAATTGAGGATGCCTGTTGCTGTCATTGGAGGAGGCATTACAGCCGCCCATACAGTCATCAAGCTTTCGGCACTCTATTCAGGTCAAGTCACTTTAATAAAAAGGCATCCCTTTAAGGTTTGTGATTTTGACAGTGATCCGGGCTGGCTGGGACCTAAATATCAAAAAAGCTACCAGCGAATCACCGATTATTCCGAACGCAGAGAAGTTATTAAAAAGGCAAGAAACCGGGGATCGCTGCCCTCAGAGTTATTTCACAAGCTTAGGAAGCTTGAAAATGAACAAACGATCAAGGTGGCAGACGGAGAGATTACTTCCGTGAAGCAAGGAGAAAACAAGGAACTGATTCTTTCCGTGGACACACAGGAAGTCAAGGTGCAGTCAATTGTTTTTGCAACCGGGTTCAGGCCATCCAGGCCTGGCGGAAGCTGGCTTGAGAAAGCCATTGAAACGTTTGGCCTTCCATGTGCAAAATGCGGATACCCGATTGTGAATCAATCCCTTGAATGGTGCCGGCATCTATATGTAACAGGGCCTCTTGCAGAACTGGAGATTGGGCCGATTGCCCG